CCTACGCGCGTGAGCGCGTGGCTACATCATGCCGCCCATGTCGGGCATGCCGCCGCCCATGGCGCCGGCGCCGTCCTTCTCGGGCATCTCCGCGACGATCGCCTCGGTCGTGAGGATGTTCTTCGCGATGGAGGCCGCGTTCTGGAGCGCGGAGCGGGTGACCATGGCCGGGTCGATGACGCCCGCCGACACGAGGTCGACGATCTCACCGGTCGCGGCGTTCAGGCCCTCGCCCTGCTTGGCCTTGCGGACGTCGGAGACGACGACGGAGCCCTCGAGGCCCGCGTTCTCCGCGATCTGACGGAGCGGCTCCTCGAGCGAGCGCAGGATGATGCGGGCGCCGGTGCGCTCGTCCTCGTCCTCGATCGCGTCGACGGAGACCCCGCCGGCCGCCTGGAGCAGCGCCACGCCGCCGCCCGGCACGATGCCCTCCTCGAGGGCCGCGCGGGTGGCCTGCAGCGCGTCCTCGACGCGGTGCTTCTTCTCCTTCATCTCCGTCTCGGTGGCCGCGCCGACCTTCACGACGGCGACGCCGCCGGAGAGCTTGGCGAGGCGCTCCTGGAGCTTCTCCCGATCGAAGTCGGAGTCGGTGTTCTCGACCTCCGTCTTGATCTGGTTGATGCGGCCCTTGATGGCCTCGGTGTCACCGGCGCCGTCCACGATGGTGGTCGTGTCCTTGCCGACGACCACGCGGCGGGCGCGGCCGAGCTGCGAGAGCTGGGTGTTCTCGAGCTTGAGGCCCATCTCCTCGGTGATGACCTCGCCGCCCGTCAGGATGGCGATGTCCTCGAGCATGCGCTTGCGGCGGTCGCCGAAGCCCGGGGCCTTGACGGCGACGCCGGTGAAGGTGCCGCGCAGCTTGTTCACGACGAGCGTCGCGAGGGACTCGCCCTCGACGTCCTCGGCGATGATCAGCAGCGGCTTGCCGCCCTGGATCGTCTGCTCGAGGATCGGGAGGATGTCCCGGACCGAGCCGATCTTCTGGTTGGCGATGAGGACGTACGGGTCCTCGAGGACGGCCTCCATGCGGTCCTGGTCGGTGACCATGTAGGGCGAGATGTAGCCCTTGTCGAACTGCATGCCCTCGGTGAACTCGAGGTCCATGCCGAAGGTCTGGCCCTCCTCGACGTTCACGACGCCGTCCTTGCCGACCTTCTCGATGGCGTCGGCGATGACGTCGCCGATCTCCTCGTCGCCGGCCGAGATCGTCGCGACGCGGGCGATCTGGTCCTTGCCCGAGATCTCCTTGGCCTGCGACTTGATGTTGTCGACGACCTGGTCGACGGCCTTCTCGATGCCGCGCTTGAGCGCGAGCGGGTTGGCGCCGGCCGTGACGTTCTTCAGGCCGTTGCGCACGATGGCCTGGGCCAGGACGGTCGCGGTCGTCGTGCCGTCGCCGGCGACGTCGTTGGTCGCCGTGGCGACCTCGCGGACGAGCTGGGCGCCCTGGTTCTGGAAGACGTCCTCGACCTCGATCTCGCGGGCGATGGTGACGCCGTCGTTCGTGATCGTCGGGGCGCCGAACTTCTTGTCGAGGACCACGTAGCGGCCCTTCGGGCCGAGCGTGACCTTCACGGCGTTGGCCACCGCGTCGACGCCCTGCTCGAGCGCCTTGCGCGCGTCGGCGTCGTACTTGAGCTCCTTGTGAGCCATGTCTGTCTCTCTTCCGTCGCTGCTTCGAAGTGGGTGGGGCCGGTCGCCTAGGACTCGACCTTGGCGAGCACGTCGGACTCGCGCAGGACCAGCAGGTCCTCGCCGTCGACCTTGATCTCCGTGCCGCCGTACTTGCTGTAGAGGACCGTGTCGCCCTGGGACACGTCGAGGGGCGTGCGCTTGCCGGTGTCCTCGTTGACCTTGCCGTCACCGACGGCGAGGACCTCGCCCTTCTGCGGCTTCTCCTTGGCGGTGTCCGGGAGGACGATCCCACTCGCGGTGGTCTCCTCCTCCTCGATCGCCCGCACGATCAGCCGATCGCCGAGGGGCTTGAGCTTCATCTGTGACCTCCGTTGAGGTGACTCGCGGTTCGTCGTTGCTGGCACTCTGGGGTGGCGAGTGCCAACCTGGCGCGAGCATACCAAGAGCGACCCCGTGGTCAAGGGCCGATTGGCACTCGTTCACAGCGAGTGCCAGCAGAGTTCGGCGCCGAAGCGCCGCCCTGCCGCGCGGGGCTAGTTCTGCGCGCCGCCGATGCCCAGGCGGGCATCGGTGAACGCGGGCGGGTTCACGATGATCTGCGAGAAGCGCACGACCGTGACGATGTCGTCCATCGTCACCTTCTTGCCGTAGATCTGCTCGAGGAAGTGGATCATCTCCTCGTGCCGGCGGAACTCGGGGTTGTCGTGCTCGATGTCGCGCGGCGTGAGGTCCCGGACGCGCTTGACCTCGACCTGGTCGATGACCGCGTCGAAGATCTTCTCGCGCGGCGAGTGCTGGTACCCGATGGTCACCATCACCGCCTGGTTCTTCTTGTACTTGTGCGACTTGTCGCCCAGGCGGATCGTGGCCGTCTTGCGCCCCCGCTTGAGCTGGTCGGCGAAGATGGTCGAGTAGAAGTTCAGGACCTGCATCCGACGACGGAGCCTACCCGTCGTCCGTCAGCTGCGACAGGGCCCGGGTCACCATCTCGCGCTCGCCGTCGTAGGTCAGCTGCTGCGCCGCGTCGGCCAGCGCCATCCACCGCGCCACCTCGACCTCGTGGTCGTGGTCGTCGGGGCTGCCGCCCGTGTGCTCGAGCAGGAAGAAGTCCACGCGCTTGGCGATCCGCCGGCCGCCGCGCTGGTAGTGGTAGCGGACCTCGCCCAGACGGCCCAGCACCCGCGCGTCGACGCCCGCCTCCTCGCGCACCTCGCGCAAGGCGGCCTCCTGCGAGCTCTCCCCCTTCTCGGGGTGGCCCTTGGGCAGCGCGAGGACCTTCGAGCCGTCCGCGGCGCGGCGCGTCGGCACGATCACGACGCACTCGAGGCCACGGACCACCACGCCTCCTGCGCTGACCTCCTCGCCCGCCATCGCTCAGTACACGTAGCGCTGCAGCGCGTCCGGGTCGTGGACGGTGATGCGGCCGCGGCCCTGGGTGACCACGCCGGCGCGCTCGAGGACCGCGAGGAAGCGGCTGGCCGACTCGCGGGAGGACCCGGCGAGCTGCGCGACGTCGGCCTGGGTGATCGTGACGAGGACGTCGCGCTCGGCCGCGCCCTCGGCCTGGGCCTGGCCGACGAGCTGGCCGAGCACGCCCGCCACGCGCGACTGCACGGTCTGGAAGGACTGGCGCGCCAGGCGCTCGTTGGCCTCGCGCAGGCGCCGGCCGAGCGAGATGACGAGCTTCACGGCGATGTCGGGGTGCTCGCGCAGCAGCCGCCGCATGTCCGACCCGAGGATGGCGACCGCCTCGACGTCGTCGAGCGTCTCGACGGTGGCCGACCGCCGCTCGTCGTCGAACATCGCCAGCTCGCCGAAGATGTCGCCCGGGCCGAAGTGCGCCAGCGCGATCGTCCGGCCGTCGGCGTGCTCGCGGATCGCGCGGGCGTGGCCGGTGCGCACGACGTAGCAGGTGTCGGACTCGTCGCCCTCGCGGAAGATGACCTGGCCGCCGCCGAAGCGCCGCGGGACGGCGACCTCCGCCACCCGCGCGAGGTCGGGCGGGTGCAGCGTCTCGAAGACGGGGACCTGGGCGAGCAGGCCGACGGCAGTGGCGGCGTCCGTCCCCACGGCCCTAGGACTACCAGACCCGGAGGAGGGGACGGACGCCCTGCCGTCAGCCTTCGAGCACCGCCTCGCGGCGCCGGCGCAGGCCCAGCCGTGCCAGGGCGGCCAGCGCCGCCACCGGCAGGAGCGCCGCGAGCCCGACGACGAGCGCCCCCGCGATGACCTGCAGGACGCTCCAGGCGTCGCGCAGGGCGTCGCCCGGCGTCCAGGCGCCGCCCTCGTCCTCGTCGCCGGCGGCGTCCGCGCGCGCGGCGCGGACGGTCACCGAGACGGTCGCGAGCTGGGCCCGGCGGTCGACGCGGGTGAGCGCCGCCTCGCGCTGGGCGATCGACCGGCGGTTGTCGGCGATCCGGGCGCGCAGCGCGGCGATCTCGCGGGCGCTGTCGGCGCGACCCAGGGCCCGCAGGAGCGCACGACGCTCGGCCCGCGCGTCGTTGAGCTGGCCCGCCGCCGAGTCGCGCTGGCCCGTGATGTCCTCGGAGGCCTGGCGCAGGGCGGCGACGTTGCCCAGGGCCGAGAGCCGCCGCAGGGCGTCCTGCAGGCGCCGGGAGGGCACGCGCAGGGTGTAGGTCGCCGTCCCGCCGCGGTCCGTGACCGCGACGTCGGAGTCCTGCACGTAGCCGCCGAGGGCCTGCGTCGTGCGCACGACGCCGTCGCCCGTGCGCTGGACGTCCTTGCGCGCGACGCGGAGCTCGAGCTCGGCGGAGCGCTCGACCGAGCGCGAGCCGCCCGGCCGCGACGGCGCCGGGGCGACGGGCGGGACGGGCGCGTAGGCCCGGCCCGTCGAGCTCGGCGCGACGTCGGACTGCACCGTCGGCGGCGGGACGGCCTCGAGGGTGGCCGACGGCTCGGCGCCACCGTCGCCACCGTCGGCGCTGGCGGCACCGGCCGCGTCGCGGGCGGCCTCCGGCGCCGCCGCCGTCGAGGACTGCGAGACCGCGGACGTCGGGCGCTCACCGTCGTCGCTGCCGCCGAGCACGACGACGAGCGCGACGAGGCCGGCCAGCAGCGCGCCCGCGGGCGCCAGGCGCCACGTCAGGCCGCGGCGGCGCGCGGGGCGGTCGGCCACGGACGGCGCGGCGCTCGGTGCCGGCGCGAAGCCCTCGGCCACGCGACCGTCGAGGCGGGCGGCCCAGGCGGGGTCGGCCTGCGGCGCGGCGGCGCGCACGTCGGCGACGAGCTGGAGGAGCTCGGGCTCGGCCGCCGGGTCGCCGGCCACGGCGCGATCGAGCTCCTCGAGCTCGCGCAGGACGTCGGGGGGCAGGGGACGGCTACGCATGGCAGAGCTCCCGGAGGCGGACGACGGCGCGGTGGACGCGCATGGCGGCGGCGCGCTCGGAGACCCCGAGGACGCGCCCGATCTCGGCGACGGTCAGCCCCGCGTGGAAGCGCAGGGCGACGAGCTCGCGCTCACGGGGCGACAGGCCCTCGAGCGCGGCGCGGACGACGGCACGGCGCGCGGCCTCCGCCTCGTCCTCGGCGGGGTCGGGGTCCCAGGCCCCGGCATCCGGTGGCTCGGCCACCAGGGCCGCGCCGCGCTTGCGGCGGCGCAGCTCGTCGAGCGCGGCGTTGCGCGCGATCCCGAAGAGCCAGGCGCGCTGGCTGCCGCGCCGGCCGTCGAAGGAGGTCCTGCGCCGCCAGGCCCGCTCGAAGGCCGCCGCGGTGACATCCTCCGCGACGGCTCGGTCCCGCACGAGCGCCATGACGTAGGCGAAGACGTCGGACGCCGTCGTGCGGTAGAGCGCA
The DNA window shown above is from Conexibacter sp. SYSU D00693 and carries:
- the groL gene encoding chaperonin GroEL (60 kDa chaperone family; promotes refolding of misfolded polypeptides especially under stressful conditions; forms two stacked rings of heptamers to form a barrel-shaped 14mer; ends can be capped by GroES; misfolded proteins enter the barrel where they are refolded when GroES binds); the encoded protein is MAHKELKYDADARKALEQGVDAVANAVKVTLGPKGRYVVLDKKFGAPTITNDGVTIAREIEVEDVFQNQGAQLVREVATATNDVAGDGTTTATVLAQAIVRNGLKNVTAGANPLALKRGIEKAVDQVVDNIKSQAKEISGKDQIARVATISAGDEEIGDVIADAIEKVGKDGVVNVEEGQTFGMDLEFTEGMQFDKGYISPYMVTDQDRMEAVLEDPYVLIANQKIGSVRDILPILEQTIQGGKPLLIIAEDVEGESLATLVVNKLRGTFTGVAVKAPGFGDRRKRMLEDIAILTGGEVITEEMGLKLENTQLSQLGRARRVVVGKDTTTIVDGAGDTEAIKGRINQIKTEVENTDSDFDREKLQERLAKLSGGVAVVKVGAATETEMKEKKHRVEDALQATRAALEEGIVPGGGVALLQAAGGVSVDAIEDEDERTGARIILRSLEEPLRQIAENAGLEGSVVVSDVRKAKQGEGLNAATGEIVDLVSAGVIDPAMVTRSALQNAASIAKNILTTEAIVAEMPEKDGAGAMGGGMPDMGGMM
- the groES gene encoding co-chaperone GroES; protein product: MKLKPLGDRLIVRAIEEEETTASGIVLPDTAKEKPQKGEVLAVGDGKVNEDTGKRTPLDVSQGDTVLYSKYGGTEIKVDGEDLLVLRESDVLAKVES
- a CDS encoding ASCH domain-containing protein, with the translated sequence MQVLNFYSTIFADQLKRGRKTATIRLGDKSHKYKKNQAVMVTIGYQHSPREKIFDAVIDQVEVKRVRDLTPRDIEHDNPEFRRHEEMIHFLEQIYGKKVTMDDIVTVVRFSQIIVNPPAFTDARLGIGGAQN
- a CDS encoding NUDIX hydrolase, whose protein sequence is MAGEEVSAGGVVVRGLECVVIVPTRRAADGSKVLALPKGHPEKGESSQEAALREVREEAGVDARVLGRLGEVRYHYQRGGRRIAKRVDFFLLEHTGGSPDDHDHEVEVARWMALADAAQQLTYDGEREMVTRALSQLTDDG
- a CDS encoding Crp/Fnr family transcriptional regulator, with translation MGTDAATAVGLLAQVPVFETLHPPDLARVAEVAVPRRFGGGQVIFREGDESDTCYVVRTGHARAIREHADGRTIALAHFGPGDIFGELAMFDDERRSATVETLDDVEAVAILGSDMRRLLREHPDIAVKLVISLGRRLREANERLARQSFQTVQSRVAGVLGQLVGQAQAEGAAERDVLVTITQADVAQLAGSSRESASRFLAVLERAGVVTQGRGRITVHDPDALQRYVY
- a CDS encoding DUF4349 domain-containing protein, which produces MRSRPLPPDVLRELEELDRAVAGDPAAEPELLQLVADVRAAAPQADPAWAARLDGRVAEGFAPAPSAAPSVADRPARRRGLTWRLAPAGALLAGLVALVVVLGGSDDGERPTSAVSQSSTAAAPEAARDAAGAASADGGDGGAEPSATLEAVPPPTVQSDVAPSSTGRAYAPVPPVAPAPSRPGGSRSVERSAELELRVARKDVQRTGDGVVRTTQALGGYVQDSDVAVTDRGGTATYTLRVPSRRLQDALRRLSALGNVAALRQASEDITGQRDSAAGQLNDARAERRALLRALGRADSAREIAALRARIADNRRSIAQREAALTRVDRRAQLATVSVTVRAARADAAGDEDEGGAWTPGDALRDAWSVLQVIAGALVVGLAALLPVAALAALARLGLRRRREAVLEG
- a CDS encoding RNA polymerase sigma factor, with the translated sequence MSSALDMALPRPEQPVLAFDALYRTTASDVFAYVMALVRDRAVAEDVTAAAFERAWRRRTSFDGRRGSQRAWLFGIARNAALDELRRRKRGAALVAEPPDAGAWDPDPAEDEAEAARRAVVRAALEGLSPRERELVALRFHAGLTVAEIGRVLGVSERAAAMRVHRAVVRLRELCHA